One genomic window of Hymenobacter sp. J193 includes the following:
- the recN gene encoding DNA repair protein RecN has product MLVDLRIQNYALIEQLELRPSALLNIITGETGAGKSIMLGAIGLLLGNRADSKLLFNTAHKCVIEGQFDISGYQLQDIFESEDLDYDAQCILRREISPAGKSRAFINDTPVTLETLRTIGANLMDIHSQHDTLLLGDAVFQLNLLDLYANLVPTRAQYGSSYRQYRKLEADLKTLEGQVAQANKELDYHSFLLSELEDARLDGEDQEALEQEIKQLEHAEEIKFKLTHALQALSEGEYCATGSLKEASQLLGQVAGFASGLRELKERLDSCLIELRDIAGEVEDTERRTEGDPIRIDELQSRLNVLYNLQRKHQVRDVDGLLLVRDELRRKVSSVLNLDKEIARLRKDTDGALATVTRQAAKLSEARQKSFPKFERELALLLVELGMPHSRIVVQHSAGQPAASGIDVVSILFTANKGAQPQTLSKAASGGEFSRLMLCIKYMLADKTALPTIVFDEIDTGISGEIAVKVGRMMQQMAQKHQLIAISHLPQMAAAGDAHYFVYKEDRADRTVSRIRLLSLDERIKEIAQMISGANPSQHAYQSARELLAMRGEELVG; this is encoded by the coding sequence ATGCTCGTTGACCTCCGAATTCAGAACTACGCTCTTATTGAGCAGCTTGAGCTGCGGCCCTCGGCCCTGCTCAACATTATTACCGGCGAAACCGGCGCCGGTAAGTCCATCATGCTGGGCGCCATTGGATTGCTGCTCGGCAACCGGGCCGATTCCAAGCTGCTGTTCAACACCGCGCACAAGTGCGTGATTGAGGGCCAGTTTGATATTTCCGGCTACCAGCTCCAGGATATTTTCGAGTCGGAAGACCTGGACTACGACGCGCAGTGCATCCTGCGCCGCGAAATCAGCCCGGCCGGCAAGTCGCGCGCGTTCATCAATGACACGCCCGTAACGCTGGAAACGCTGCGCACCATCGGGGCCAACCTGATGGACATCCATTCCCAGCACGACACGCTCCTGCTCGGCGACGCGGTATTCCAGCTCAACCTGCTCGACCTCTACGCCAATCTGGTGCCTACCCGTGCCCAGTACGGCAGCAGCTACCGCCAATACCGCAAGCTGGAAGCCGATCTGAAAACGCTGGAAGGTCAGGTAGCGCAGGCCAATAAGGAGCTGGATTACCACAGCTTCCTGCTCAGTGAGCTGGAAGACGCCCGCCTTGATGGCGAGGACCAGGAAGCCTTGGAGCAGGAAATCAAGCAGCTGGAGCACGCCGAGGAAATCAAATTCAAGCTGACGCACGCGCTGCAGGCGTTGTCGGAAGGTGAGTATTGCGCCACGGGCAGCCTCAAGGAAGCCAGTCAGCTGCTGGGGCAGGTGGCGGGGTTTGCCAGTGGCCTGCGCGAGCTGAAAGAGCGCCTCGACTCCTGCCTGATTGAGCTGCGTGACATTGCCGGTGAGGTGGAAGACACGGAGCGGCGCACCGAGGGCGACCCTATTCGCATTGATGAGCTGCAGAGCCGACTGAACGTGCTCTACAACCTGCAGCGCAAGCACCAGGTGCGCGACGTGGACGGGCTGCTGCTGGTGCGCGACGAGCTGCGCCGCAAAGTCAGCTCAGTGCTGAACCTGGACAAGGAAATTGCCCGCCTGCGCAAAGATACCGATGGCGCCCTGGCCACCGTGACGCGCCAGGCCGCCAAGCTTTCCGAAGCGCGGCAAAAGTCCTTCCCGAAGTTTGAGCGGGAGCTGGCTTTGCTGCTGGTGGAGCTGGGCATGCCGCACTCGCGCATTGTAGTGCAGCACAGCGCTGGTCAGCCCGCTGCCAGCGGCATCGACGTGGTGAGCATCCTGTTTACGGCCAACAAAGGCGCCCAGCCCCAGACGCTGAGCAAAGCCGCTTCGGGCGGGGAATTCTCGCGCCTGATGCTGTGCATCAAGTACATGCTGGCCGACAAGACGGCCCTGCCGACGATAGTGTTCGATGAAATTGATACCGGCATCAGCGGGGAAATTGCGGTAAAAGTGGGCCGCATGATGCAGCAGATGGCCCAAAAGCACCAGCTCATTGCCATTTCGCACCTGCCCCAGATGGCCGCCGCCGGCGACGCGCACTACTTCGTGTACAAGGAAGACCGCGCCGACCGCACCGTGAGCCGCATCCGGCTGCTGAGCCTGGATGAGCGCATCAAGGAAATTGCCCAGATGATTTCCGGCGCCAACCCCAGCCAGCACGCCTATCAAAGTGCCCGCGAGCTGCTGGCCATGCGCGGCGAGGAGCTGGTGGGCTAG
- a CDS encoding DUF4835 family protein, producing MSKFLLVCLLSFLSALPQLAAAQELNCEVTVNTENVNIADRQLVTQMQKDITQFLNTRRWTNETYRPEERIRCKLYIGINSVPQAGTYQATAVLVSTRPVYGTSYETNVFSFSDKGWVFNYSPQNPLDYSETSFTSNLSSLLSFYAYLMIGLDHDTFAPMGGSPYYDLAQRIVNNAASQTLENDKGWKDGESRNRYWLLNNLQDPQLKDCRSALYAYYRQGLDIFVEKPNDARASIQTGLAGIQQAAVRRPGTLIVRAFFESKADEIANVFRTSPEQSQKEAVVTMLNEVDPTNAAKYQTILKR from the coding sequence ATGAGTAAGTTTCTGCTGGTTTGTTTGCTGAGTTTCCTGAGTGCGCTGCCCCAGCTGGCCGCGGCCCAGGAGCTGAACTGCGAGGTCACCGTCAACACCGAAAACGTGAACATTGCCGACCGGCAGTTGGTCACGCAGATGCAGAAGGACATTACCCAGTTCCTGAACACGCGCCGCTGGACCAACGAAACCTACCGGCCCGAGGAGCGCATCCGCTGCAAGCTCTACATCGGCATCAACAGCGTGCCGCAGGCGGGCACCTACCAGGCCACGGCCGTGCTGGTGAGCACACGCCCCGTGTATGGCACCAGCTACGAAACCAACGTTTTCTCGTTTTCCGATAAGGGGTGGGTGTTCAACTACTCGCCCCAGAACCCGCTCGACTACTCCGAAACGTCGTTTACTTCCAACCTGTCGTCCCTGCTGAGCTTCTACGCTTACCTGATGATCGGGCTGGACCACGACACGTTTGCGCCCATGGGTGGCTCGCCTTACTACGATCTGGCCCAGCGCATCGTGAACAACGCGGCCAGCCAGACCCTGGAAAACGACAAGGGCTGGAAGGATGGCGAGTCGCGCAACCGCTACTGGCTGCTCAACAACCTGCAGGACCCGCAGCTGAAAGACTGCCGCTCGGCGCTTTATGCCTATTACCGCCAGGGCCTGGATATCTTCGTGGAAAAGCCCAACGACGCCCGCGCCAGCATCCAGACGGGGTTGGCGGGCATTCAGCAGGCGGCCGTACGGCGGCCCGGTACGCTTATCGTGCGCGCCTTCTTCGAGTCGAAAGCCGATGAAATTGCCAACGTGTTCCGGACCAGCCCCGAGCAAAGCCAGAAAGAAGCCGTGGTGACCATGCTCAACGAAGTAGACCCCACCAACGCCGCCAAGTACCAGACCATTCTGAAGCGGTAG
- a CDS encoding phosphopantothenoylcysteine decarboxylase, which translates to MRVLLTAGPTYEPLDPVRFIGNHSTGKMGYALAEAFAAAGADVTLISGPTNLPDPTHPRIRTMRVQTAAEMYAAAATEAPIADVWVFAAAVADYRPATVAPEKIKKSGDTLTLELVKNVDIAATLGKTKRPEQFSVGFALETEHEEEHALGKLRRKNFDLVVLNSLRDAGAGFQHDTNKVTLLAADGQKTIFGLKPKAAVAHDIVQAVLTRISPHE; encoded by the coding sequence ATGCGCGTTCTTCTAACCGCCGGCCCTACCTACGAACCCTTGGACCCGGTGCGCTTCATCGGCAACCACAGCACCGGCAAAATGGGCTACGCACTGGCCGAAGCCTTTGCGGCCGCTGGCGCCGACGTGACGCTCATCAGCGGCCCCACCAACCTGCCTGACCCCACGCACCCGCGCATACGCACAATGCGCGTGCAAACGGCCGCCGAAATGTATGCCGCCGCCGCCACCGAGGCACCTATTGCCGACGTGTGGGTGTTTGCCGCCGCCGTGGCTGACTACCGGCCCGCCACCGTGGCTCCAGAGAAAATCAAGAAGTCCGGCGACACCCTTACGCTGGAGCTGGTGAAGAACGTGGACATTGCCGCCACGCTGGGAAAAACCAAGCGGCCCGAACAATTTTCGGTGGGTTTTGCGTTGGAGACCGAGCACGAAGAAGAACACGCTCTTGGCAAGCTGCGCCGCAAGAACTTCGACCTGGTGGTGCTGAACTCCCTGCGCGACGCCGGCGCCGGTTTCCAGCACGACACCAACAAAGTGACTTTGCTGGCCGCCGACGGGCAAAAGACTATCTTCGGGCTGAAACCCAAAGCCGCCGTGGCCCACGACATCGTGCAGGCCGTGCTGACCCGAATTTCGCCCCATGAGTAA
- a CDS encoding flavoprotein — MSSLHGRKILLGVCGSIAAYKSAALVRLLVKAGAEVQVILTTSAAAFITPLTLSTLSKKPVLTGFLKSEATGEWHNHVALGLWADVLLIAPVSANTLAQLAHGHCPSLLAAVYLSARCPVLLAPAMDLDMYQHPATQENLRLLRSYGNYIFDSPAGELASGLEGPGRMQEPEQIVVELERVFGH; from the coding sequence ATGTCGTCGCTGCACGGTCGGAAGATTTTGCTGGGCGTGTGCGGGAGCATCGCCGCGTATAAGAGTGCCGCCCTGGTGCGGCTGCTCGTGAAGGCCGGAGCCGAGGTGCAGGTAATCCTGACTACCTCGGCTGCGGCCTTTATTACGCCCCTTACCCTGAGCACGCTCTCTAAAAAGCCGGTGCTCACGGGCTTTCTGAAAAGCGAGGCCACCGGGGAGTGGCACAACCACGTGGCCCTGGGCCTCTGGGCCGATGTTCTGCTGATTGCGCCCGTCTCAGCCAACACGCTGGCTCAGCTGGCCCACGGTCATTGCCCCTCGCTGCTGGCGGCCGTGTACCTCTCGGCCCGCTGCCCCGTGCTACTGGCCCCAGCTATGGACCTGGACATGTACCAGCACCCGGCCACCCAGGAAAACCTGCGCCTGCTGCGCTCCTATGGTAACTACATCTTCGACTCACCCGCTGGGGAACTAGCCAGCGGCCTCGAAGGCCCCGGCCGCATGCAGGAGCCGGAGCAGATTGTGGTGGAGTTGGAGAGGGTTTTCGGCCATTAA
- a CDS encoding DNA-directed RNA polymerase subunit omega translates to MKSPNNVPASIVTRNMSDFTHETGNVYESIAIISKRANQISVKLKEELNGKLAEFATTVDNLEEVFENREQIEISKHYERLPKPTNLAVEEFLEGKIHFRTPAAEEPAAE, encoded by the coding sequence ATGAAAAGCCCGAACAACGTACCTGCTTCCATCGTGACGCGCAACATGTCGGATTTCACCCACGAAACCGGCAACGTGTACGAAAGCATTGCCATCATCTCCAAGCGCGCCAACCAGATTTCGGTGAAGCTGAAAGAGGAACTGAACGGCAAGCTGGCCGAGTTTGCTACCACCGTGGATAACCTGGAGGAAGTGTTCGAAAACCGCGAGCAGATCGAAATCAGCAAGCACTACGAGCGGCTGCCCAAGCCCACCAACCTGGCCGTAGAGGAGTTTCTGGAAGGCAAAATCCACTTCCGCACGCCGGCCGCTGAAGAGCCCGCCGCCGAATAG
- a CDS encoding outer membrane protein assembly factor BamD: MLFQRPLVFVLLLGTLLLGACSGYQKLLKSDDVNKKYTAAIEYYEKGDYARAGTLLEELIPLLKGRPEAEKADFYFANTNFQGGNYTLSAYYFQQFAETYSSSALVEEARFMHAKSLFRDSPEFELDQTNTYTAIESIQDFLNQYPESKFRPEAENMSTELQTKLENKAFESARLYFQLRYNQAAVVAFNTFQQQFPASAYSEQAAYMKLTAQYEYAKESVEEKQRERYLEVVAFYQNFIDSFPQSATLKTAETMYNAARAEIAKLKPADATAATAK, translated from the coding sequence ATGCTTTTCCAACGACCTCTCGTATTTGTTCTGTTGCTCGGCACGCTGCTGCTGGGGGCTTGCAGCGGCTACCAAAAGCTGCTCAAGAGCGACGACGTGAACAAAAAGTACACCGCCGCTATTGAGTACTACGAGAAAGGCGACTATGCCCGGGCCGGTACCCTGCTGGAAGAGCTGATTCCGCTGCTGAAAGGCCGCCCTGAGGCGGAGAAGGCCGATTTCTACTTTGCCAACACCAACTTCCAGGGCGGCAACTACACGCTGAGCGCCTACTACTTCCAGCAGTTTGCCGAAACCTACAGCTCCTCGGCGCTGGTGGAGGAAGCCCGCTTCATGCACGCCAAGTCGTTGTTTCGGGACTCACCGGAGTTTGAGCTGGACCAGACCAATACCTACACGGCCATCGAGTCCATTCAGGACTTCCTGAACCAATACCCCGAAAGCAAGTTCCGGCCCGAAGCCGAGAATATGTCGACGGAGCTGCAAACCAAGCTTGAAAATAAGGCCTTCGAAAGCGCCCGGCTGTACTTTCAGCTGCGCTACAACCAAGCCGCTGTAGTGGCTTTTAATACGTTTCAGCAGCAGTTTCCGGCTTCGGCCTACAGCGAGCAGGCGGCGTATATGAAGCTCACGGCCCAGTACGAGTACGCCAAGGAAAGCGTGGAGGAAAAGCAGCGTGAGCGGTATTTAGAGGTGGTAGCCTTCTACCAGAACTTCATCGACAGCTTCCCGCAGAGCGCAACCCTGAAGACCGCCGAAACCATGTACAATGCGGCCCGCGCCGAAATTGCCAAGCTCAAACCGGCCGATGCCACTGCGGCAACGGCTAAATAA
- a CDS encoding OstA-like protein: MSFPKSIFLLLLLLLPVLGWAQQRPAAKPATQPTPPKGQRVELLPGTQELIGGTFNGVEIRKLIGNVSFKQGDTFMYCDSAYQYTDRNSIEAFSNVRIVQNDTLTITGDRATYDGDARTARMTGNVVMRDPRMTLTTPVLDYDLNRKLAVYSGGGHLTDPENTLDSRLGYYNTDTKVFSFRRDVRVQTKDYLITGDTLQYNTVSKVVYFFGPTRIKGARGTLYAENGNYNSRTRVSNFERNAKIETPEYLLGGDKLFYDEAREYGLATGRVSMVSKKENLTIRGDVGRYWRGQGRAKLYGSAVMRNIADRDTLYLAADTLVSVESKVPNKPGGIIYAYPKVRIFRADLQGRCDSLTYNRADSVIYLNTQPVLWSEQNQLTADSMELRMRRQKIDQMRLYANSFIVGQDTLLNFNQVRGRNMVGYFQAGKLKKVDVLGNAESLYYALEGDTTLTGLNKAVSATMTLRFSPDSKLQTISFQTNPDASFIPPHELKDEDRQLKGFVWRAAERPTRATTMGKHFAPPAKPKAKPKAKPKTTKSRTTKAKPKAKPATTPKKPAAPAAKPAPAARG, encoded by the coding sequence ATGTCATTTCCCAAGTCGATTTTTCTTCTGCTTTTGTTGCTGCTGCCAGTTCTGGGCTGGGCTCAGCAGCGCCCCGCCGCCAAGCCTGCAACCCAGCCCACCCCACCCAAAGGCCAGCGGGTGGAACTGCTGCCCGGCACTCAGGAGCTGATTGGCGGCACCTTCAACGGGGTTGAAATCCGCAAGCTGATCGGCAATGTGAGCTTCAAACAGGGTGACACCTTTATGTACTGCGACTCGGCCTACCAGTACACGGACCGCAACTCCATTGAGGCGTTCAGCAACGTGCGCATCGTGCAGAACGACACGCTCACCATCACCGGCGACCGGGCCACCTACGACGGTGACGCCCGCACGGCCCGCATGACGGGTAACGTGGTGATGCGCGACCCGCGGATGACGCTCACCACGCCGGTGCTCGACTACGACCTGAACCGCAAGCTGGCCGTGTACAGCGGCGGCGGCCACCTCACCGACCCCGAAAACACCCTTGACAGTCGGCTGGGCTATTACAACACCGACACGAAGGTGTTCAGCTTCCGGCGCGACGTGCGGGTGCAAACCAAAGATTACCTCATCACCGGCGACACCCTGCAGTACAATACGGTATCGAAGGTGGTGTACTTCTTTGGGCCCACGCGCATCAAAGGCGCCCGCGGCACGCTCTACGCCGAAAACGGCAACTACAATTCCCGCACCCGGGTGTCTAACTTCGAGCGCAACGCCAAGATTGAAACCCCGGAGTACCTGCTGGGCGGCGACAAGCTGTTCTACGACGAGGCCCGCGAGTACGGCCTGGCTACCGGCCGCGTGTCGATGGTATCGAAAAAGGAAAACCTCACCATCCGGGGTGACGTGGGGCGCTACTGGCGCGGGCAGGGGCGGGCCAAGCTCTACGGCAGCGCCGTGATGCGCAACATTGCCGACCGTGATACGCTGTATCTGGCCGCCGATACGCTGGTGAGCGTGGAAAGCAAGGTGCCCAACAAGCCCGGCGGCATCATCTATGCCTACCCCAAGGTGCGCATCTTCCGCGCTGATCTGCAGGGGCGCTGCGACTCGCTCACCTACAACCGCGCTGACTCTGTCATCTACCTCAACACCCAGCCCGTGCTGTGGAGCGAGCAAAACCAGCTCACGGCCGACAGTATGGAGCTGCGGATGCGTCGGCAGAAAATTGACCAGATGCGCCTGTATGCCAACTCGTTCATCGTGGGCCAGGACACCTTGCTGAACTTCAATCAGGTGCGAGGACGCAACATGGTGGGCTACTTTCAGGCGGGCAAGCTGAAAAAAGTGGACGTGCTTGGCAACGCCGAGAGCCTCTACTATGCTCTTGAAGGCGACACTACGCTCACGGGCTTGAACAAAGCCGTAAGTGCCACCATGACGCTGCGCTTTTCGCCCGATAGTAAACTCCAGACCATCAGCTTCCAGACCAATCCCGATGCCAGCTTTATTCCGCCGCATGAGCTCAAGGATGAAGACCGACAGCTGAAAGGGTTTGTCTGGCGGGCCGCGGAGCGCCCTACCCGGGCCACCACGATGGGCAAGCACTTTGCGCCGCCGGCCAAGCCCAAGGCCAAACCGAAAGCCAAGCCCAAAACCACCAAGTCCCGCACGACCAAAGCCAAGCCCAAGGCCAAACCGGCGACGACGCCTAAAAAGCCCGCTGCTCCGGCAGCCAAGCCCGCTCCGGCGGCCCGGGGCTAG
- the tilS gene encoding tRNA lysidine(34) synthetase TilS — MLDRIQQFIDQNALFSPTDQLLVAVSGGLDSVVLADVLHRLGVPFGVAHCHFGLRGEEADADEQFVRKLAKQYEVPYFVEFFQTKKFAEQEGISTQMAARALRYEWFERIRQQQGYAAIATAHHQRDTAETMLLNLTHGTGLAGLHGIRPKSGHLVRPLLAVSKPDLYDYVVENHLIWREDASNDSPVYQRNRLRLEVLPVLRDINPNLDHTMSVTAERVGAAEEIVRRYVEETAAQAQRTEPEATYLDIRLLQKTAATAVVLHELLRPYGFSYLVTKDIVQSFGAEPGRRFDSPTHQLVKDRDQLVITPRKLQKFGTHQLQAGQEALKIDGLHLRTELHELIEGYEVPKGKAVAALDADVLKFPLTVRAWQEGDWFMPIGMKGKKKLSDFLIDQKIPLNLKENVQVLCSADGKIAWVIGFRPDDRFKVTEETARVLVVKRM; from the coding sequence ATGCTCGACCGGATTCAACAGTTTATAGATCAAAACGCCCTCTTCTCCCCTACCGACCAGCTGCTGGTAGCCGTCAGCGGGGGGCTCGACTCGGTGGTACTGGCCGACGTGCTACACCGCTTGGGTGTGCCGTTCGGGGTGGCACACTGCCACTTCGGGCTGCGCGGCGAAGAGGCCGATGCCGACGAGCAGTTTGTGCGCAAGCTGGCCAAGCAGTACGAGGTGCCGTACTTCGTGGAGTTTTTCCAGACTAAGAAGTTTGCCGAGCAGGAAGGTATTTCTACCCAGATGGCCGCCCGTGCCCTGCGCTACGAGTGGTTTGAGCGGATCCGGCAGCAGCAGGGCTACGCGGCCATTGCCACCGCCCACCACCAGCGCGACACGGCCGAAACCATGCTGCTTAACCTCACCCACGGCACCGGCCTGGCGGGTTTGCACGGCATCCGGCCCAAAAGCGGCCACTTGGTGCGCCCCCTGCTGGCCGTGAGCAAGCCCGACCTCTACGACTACGTGGTGGAAAACCACCTGATCTGGCGCGAAGATGCCAGCAACGACTCGCCCGTATACCAGCGCAACCGCCTGCGCCTGGAGGTACTGCCCGTGCTGCGCGACATCAACCCCAACCTGGACCACACCATGAGCGTGACGGCTGAGCGGGTGGGCGCGGCCGAGGAAATCGTGCGCCGCTACGTGGAAGAAACCGCCGCCCAGGCCCAGCGCACCGAACCCGAAGCTACTTACCTCGACATTCGGCTGCTGCAGAAAACCGCCGCTACTGCCGTAGTGCTCCACGAGCTGTTGCGGCCCTACGGCTTCTCCTACCTGGTTACCAAAGACATTGTGCAGAGCTTCGGGGCCGAGCCGGGCCGCCGCTTCGACTCGCCCACTCACCAGCTGGTGAAGGACCGCGACCAGCTAGTGATTACGCCGCGCAAGCTCCAGAAATTCGGCACGCACCAGTTGCAGGCCGGACAGGAGGCCCTCAAAATCGACGGACTCCACTTGCGCACCGAGCTGCACGAGCTAATTGAGGGCTACGAGGTGCCCAAAGGCAAAGCCGTAGCCGCCCTGGATGCCGACGTGCTCAAGTTTCCGCTCACGGTGCGCGCCTGGCAGGAAGGCGACTGGTTTATGCCGATTGGCATGAAAGGCAAGAAGAAGCTCTCCGACTTCCTTATCGACCAGAAGATACCGCTCAACCTCAAAGAAAACGTGCAGGTGCTCTGCTCCGCCGACGGCAAAATTGCCTGGGTTATCGGTTTCCGCCCCGATGACCGGTTTAAGGTAACGGAAGAAACCGCGCGGGTGCTGGTGGTGAAACGGATGTAA
- the mdh gene encoding malate dehydrogenase, with translation MKVTVVGAGNVGATCADVLATREIANEIILVDIKEGIAEGKALDIWQKAPIIGYDSRTVGVTNDYARTAGSDVVVITSGLPRKPGMSRDDLISVNAGIVKSVTEQVVKYSPNAIIIVVSNPLDVMTYQAHLTSGLPREKVFGMAGILDTARYRAFLAEALNVSPKDIQAVLMGGHGDTMVPLPRYTTVGGIPVTELIGKAELDAIVQRTAVGGGELVKLMGTSAWYAPGAAAAQMVEAIVRDQRRVFPVCIELKGEYGIDGVYLGAPVILGKNGIEKVIELQLNDEEKALLETSRGHVKEVMEALDKMTASA, from the coding sequence ATGAAAGTTACCGTAGTTGGAGCCGGCAACGTAGGCGCAACCTGCGCCGATGTACTGGCCACCCGCGAAATTGCCAACGAAATCATCCTCGTTGACATCAAGGAAGGCATTGCCGAAGGCAAAGCGCTTGACATCTGGCAGAAAGCCCCCATCATTGGCTACGACTCCCGCACCGTGGGCGTCACCAACGACTACGCCCGCACCGCCGGTTCCGACGTGGTAGTTATTACCTCGGGCCTGCCCCGCAAGCCCGGCATGAGCCGCGACGACCTGATTTCGGTGAATGCCGGCATCGTGAAGTCGGTGACGGAGCAGGTGGTGAAATACTCGCCCAACGCCATCATCATCGTGGTATCGAACCCGCTGGACGTGATGACCTACCAGGCGCACCTCACCTCGGGCCTGCCCCGCGAAAAGGTGTTTGGCATGGCCGGCATCTTGGATACGGCCCGCTACCGCGCTTTCCTGGCCGAGGCCCTGAACGTGAGCCCCAAAGACATTCAGGCCGTACTGATGGGTGGCCACGGCGACACCATGGTGCCCCTGCCCCGCTACACCACCGTAGGCGGAATCCCCGTAACCGAGCTCATCGGCAAAGCTGAGCTGGACGCCATTGTGCAGCGCACGGCCGTAGGTGGCGGTGAGCTGGTGAAGCTGATGGGCACCTCGGCCTGGTATGCGCCCGGCGCCGCTGCGGCTCAGATGGTGGAAGCCATTGTGCGTGACCAGCGCCGCGTGTTCCCCGTGTGCATCGAGCTGAAAGGCGAGTATGGCATCGACGGCGTATACTTGGGCGCTCCGGTTATCCTGGGCAAAAACGGCATCGAGAAAGTTATTGAGCTGCAGCTCAATGACGAGGAAAAGGCGCTGCTGGAAACCTCGCGCGGCCACGTAAAAGAAGTAATGGAGGCTCTGGATAAGATGACGGCTTCGGCTTAA
- a CDS encoding macro domain-containing protein has translation MHLNLIDTNPEVADAWQQVFADVPQVTVRHASIFDHPADAIVSPANSFGFMNGGIDFAISKHLGWHLEKDLQRVIREKYYGELLVGQAEIIETGSVLFPYLISAPTMRTPMTITRGPNVYQAMKAILLLLRYGRLSTGEPVAEKVQTIAIPGLGTGVGQVRPFVCARQMRIAWEDVQHEKYATKAGWEELRSNYAYLYTHDPRDLKYPIP, from the coding sequence ATGCACCTAAACCTTATTGACACCAATCCCGAAGTAGCCGACGCTTGGCAGCAAGTTTTTGCTGATGTCCCGCAGGTCACCGTCCGCCACGCTTCCATCTTCGACCACCCTGCTGACGCCATTGTCAGCCCCGCCAACTCCTTCGGTTTTATGAACGGCGGCATCGACTTCGCCATATCCAAGCATTTGGGCTGGCACCTGGAGAAAGACCTGCAGCGTGTTATTCGCGAGAAATACTACGGAGAGCTGCTGGTGGGCCAGGCCGAAATCATTGAAACCGGCAGCGTCCTGTTTCCCTATCTGATATCGGCGCCCACTATGCGCACGCCCATGACCATCACGCGTGGGCCCAACGTGTACCAGGCCATGAAGGCCATCCTGCTTTTGCTGCGCTACGGACGGCTGAGTACGGGTGAGCCAGTGGCCGAAAAGGTACAGACCATAGCCATTCCGGGGCTGGGCACCGGCGTAGGGCAAGTGCGCCCGTTTGTGTGTGCCCGGCAGATGCGCATAGCCTGGGAAGACGTACAGCACGAGAAGTACGCTACTAAAGCTGGCTGGGAGGAACTGCGCTCCAATTATGCCTACCTCTACACCCACGACCCGCGCGACCTGAAATATCCTATTCCCTAG
- a CDS encoding DNA alkylation repair protein, translated as MPTAADLLARIHSLADPPRAVAVARFFQTGPGQYGEGDQFLGLPMPQQRQLARKFRGLPMAEVEQLVQNPWHDCRSVGLIIWTLQFAKAGPAGRQAVYERYLQNRGFINNWDLVDITCPTIVGGYLLMQDRAPLYELAAENHLWSQRMSIVSTLAFIRQGQFADTFALAEQLLSYPHDLIHKATGWMLREVGKRNEDALEEFLADHAPQMPRTMLRYAIEKLPAARRQYHLQTTKKTR; from the coding sequence ATGCCCACTGCTGCCGACCTGTTGGCCCGCATTCACTCCCTTGCCGACCCTCCACGAGCTGTAGCGGTAGCACGCTTTTTCCAGACCGGGCCGGGGCAGTATGGCGAGGGCGACCAGTTTCTGGGGCTGCCCATGCCCCAGCAGCGGCAGCTGGCGCGGAAATTTCGCGGCCTGCCCATGGCAGAGGTAGAGCAGTTGGTGCAGAACCCCTGGCACGACTGCCGCTCCGTGGGCCTGATCATCTGGACGCTACAGTTTGCCAAGGCGGGCCCGGCTGGAAGGCAGGCCGTCTACGAGCGGTACCTGCAAAACCGGGGGTTCATCAACAACTGGGATTTGGTCGACATCACCTGCCCAACTATTGTGGGCGGCTACCTGCTTATGCAGGACCGGGCGCCGCTATACGAGCTGGCGGCGGAAAACCACCTCTGGAGCCAGCGCATGAGCATTGTTTCCACGCTGGCCTTCATTCGCCAGGGCCAGTTTGCCGACACGTTTGCCCTGGCCGAGCAGCTCCTCTCCTACCCTCACGACCTGATTCACAAAGCCACGGGCTGGATGCTGCGGGAAGTGGGCAAGCGCAACGAGGACGCCCTGGAAGAATTTCTGGCCGACCACGCCCCGCAAATGCCCCGCACTATGCTGCGGTACGCCATCGAAAAGCTGCCAGCAGCGCGGCGCCAGTACCACTTGCAGACCACAAAAAAGACCCGCTAA